The DNA region TTTGCTGGCGCAAGCGGAATTCCGCAATACCGCTGGCGATGATGTAGAGTACCGGGGAAATTTTGACCAATGCCCAAACAATTGCCACAACCAGCTTTTCCGCGCCTTCCAGATGGGTCGTAGGCTGCCACTCCAGGCTGTCAATGCCAAAGCTAACCAACAGCAACACCGCCAACAAGGCCGGAATCAAATGCACCAGGTTTATCCAGCGCAACAACCTGACACTTTGTGAAAGTGAACGCAGATAGAAATACAGTAATGGCCCCTGCAACAGCAGGCAGGCTGCCAACAGGCTGACAACCCAGGGGGTTTGGTTAATGGCGATAGTTTTAAGCTCGCCATTCCAGACAATCAGGGTGCTGGTTAGCACCAGGGCAATCAATATAAAAAAAAACGAGAGTAAACGGCGCGGCTGCAAGTGTTTGGCGGGCAGTACATTCAACAGCACTGCCAACACCAAACACTCCACAGCCGTTAACGCCAACACCAGATCATGCAAGTTAAGAAAATTGGTTTTCATTATTCTTCTCGTGACAACACCAGAACCCCTGGTGCGATCTTATTTGAAAATGCAATGCTTGGCGAAATCGGCAGCTTCATTCGCCGTCAAATCGCCTTTGGGCTTGTCTTTGATCGATTCACACCACTCAGGACTGCCAACCTTGGGTGTACAAGCGACCAACAGTTGCACAGCCATTACCAATACCAGGGATTTGAACAGGGAAGAAAATGAAATAGACATAACCAACTCCATTGATGAAAGGAAACAACAGAGAGATTATACAAAACAGAAGCCGAACACAGGGTGAATCCGGTAAAAAAGCAGATAAGTGGCACCGGCTTGTTACTCCCGGTGCCAAAACAAGTGTAGAAACCGGAGTATTCCCCCGGTTTCTATTGGATCAATCAGGGAAGGCTTTTGAGATGGTTCCCCACAGGGATAGAAAAAATACGCCCATCATTAACGTCCCAATTAATAGACCAGGT from Cellvibrio japonicus Ueda107 includes:
- a CDS encoding DUF3012 domain-containing protein; the protein is MSISFSSLFKSLVLVMAVQLLVACTPKVGSPEWCESIKDKPKGDLTANEAADFAKHCIFK